Proteins encoded within one genomic window of Misgurnus anguillicaudatus chromosome 18, ASM2758022v2, whole genome shotgun sequence:
- the slc35d3 gene encoding solute carrier family 35 member D3 — MEVCKGRLLGISVAVAHGFFSGSLNILLKFLITTYSFTYLTLIQFLTSSTAAITLEVLRRLGKIDIPPFSFHLVKVFASVCILATLQSTLTLWSLRGLSLPMYVVFKRCLPLVTLGIGVCVLKNGIPSPGVITAVIITTGGAALAGAGDLTGDPFGYVTGVLAVIVHASYLVLIQKASGDSDYGPLTAQYTIAVVASPVLFICSLVSMDAIDMWTYEGWKNPHITGIFCSCILIGCAMNFTTLHCTYINSAVTTSFVGVVKSIATITVGMLAFSDVTPTNLFVAGVVVNTVGSITYCVVKYYETQKKLAYKDMDESTKDEEVAGEPYVEPTKPDGDMETVPNNLENIPNGSLMAPGDQGPIRENKVAESIELERPAVPSDSEPTRQSFSDGYVGVWRSVRTLKFLKKDTLLDNMEVQSP, encoded by the exons ATGGAAGTTTGCAAAGGACGTTTGTTGGGCATCTCGGTGGCCGTGGCGCATGGATTTTTTTCGGGATCGCTAAATATTCTATTGAAATTTCTGATCACGACCTATAGCTTCACATATCTCACTTTAATTCAGTTTCTCACCAGCAGCACTGCGGCTATCACGTTGGAGGTGCTGAGGAGACTGGGCAAGATAGATATACCACCTTTCAGCTTCCACTTAGTGAAAGTTTTTGCGAGTGTTTGTATTTTGGCAACGCTGCAGTCCACTTTAACCCTCTGGTCACTCAGAGGATTGAGTTTACCTATGTATGTGGTATTTAAACGATGTTTACCTTTGGTAACGTTGGGAATTGGAGTGTGTGTCCTGAAGAATGGCATCCCATCACCTGGGGTTATAACAGCAGTTATCATCACAACTGGAGGAGCAGCATTAGCTG GAGCTGGAGATTTAACAGGTGACCCATTCGGCTACGTGACGGGCGTTTTAGCTGTAATTGTTCATGCCTCCTATTTGGTCCTCATCCAAAAAGCAAGTGGAGATAGTGACTATGGTCCTCTCACCGCCCAGTATACCATTGCAGTGGTGGCCTCACCTGTCCTGTTCATCTGCTCCCTTGTAAGCATGGACGCCATTGATATGTGGACGTATGAAGGTTGGAAGAATCCACACATTACGGGCATCTTCTGTTCTTGCATTCTCATTGGTTGTGCCATGAACTTCACAACACTGCACTGTACATACATCAACTCTGCTGTGACCACCAGCTTTGTAGGGGTGGTGAAGAGCATAGCCACAATCACGGTGGGCATGCTGGCCTTTAGCGATGTCACGCCGACTAACCTGTTTGTGGCAGGTGTGGTGGTTAACACGGTTGGCTCCATCACGTACTGTGTGGTGAAATATTATGAGACTCAAAAGAAGCTAGCTTACAAAGATATGGACGAGTCCACCAAGGATGAAGAAGTGGCGGGAGAACCGTATGTGGAACCAACCAAGCCTGACGGAGATATGGAAACTGTTCCCAACAATCTGGAGAATATTCCCAACGGCAGCTTAATGGCACCGGGTGACCAGGGTCCTATTCGTGAGAATAAAGTCGCAGAGTCCATAGAGTTAGAAAGACCAGCGGTGCCATCAGACAGCGAGCCTACGAGACAATCTTTTAGTGATGGTTACGTAGGTGTCTGGAGATCTGTTCGTACCTTGAAGTTCTTAAAAAAAGACACTTTACTTGACAATATGGAAGTTCAGAGTCCTtga
- the ccdc25 gene encoding coiled-coil domain-containing protein 25 isoform X1: MSTNCVAVKYFAFVEPPHIIYMGKDKYENEDLIKYGWPEDIWFHVDKLSSAHVYLRMPKGKTIEDMPKEVLIDCAQLVKNNSIQGCKMNNINVVYTPWSNLKKTADMDVGQIGFHRQKEVKIVAVEKKINEIVNRLEKTKEELYPDLAAEKENRDREERNEKKLQLQEQKKKEKDEVKKKKEMEQLRNYTSLMKSDNMTTNEDGNDSDDFM; encoded by the exons ATGAGTACAAATTGCGTGGCTGTGAAGTATTTTGCAT TTGTCGAACCACCCCATATAATCTACATGGGAAAAGACAAATATGAAA ATGAAGATCTTATAAAGTATGGATGGCCGGAGGATATCTG GTTTCATGTGGACAAGCTCTCATCTGCTCATGTTTATCTTAGAATGCCTAAG gGTAAGACGATAGAAGACATGCCCAAAGAAGTCCTGATCGACTGTGCTCAGCTGGTGAAAAACAACAGTATTCAAG GTTGCAAAATGAATAATATTAATGTTGTATACACACCATGGAGCAATCTGAAAAAAACTGCAGACATGGATGTCGGGCAGATAGGTTTTCATCGACAGAAGGAG GTGAAAATTGTGGCAGTAGAAAAGAAGATCAATGAAATTGTCAACAGACTGGAGAAAACAAAAGAGGAACTTTATCCCGATCTTGCAGCTGAGAAAGAGAACCGGGACAGAGAAGAAAGGAACGAGAAGAAGCTTCAGTTACAAGaacagaaaaagaaagagaaggATGAAGTGAAGAAGAAAAAGGAGATGGAGCAATTAAG GAATTACACATCACTCATGAAAAGTGACAACATGACCACAAATGAG GATGGTAATGATTCAGATGACTTCATGTAA
- the esco2 gene encoding N-acetyltransferase ESCO2 yields the protein MLSRKRKHGSPDVESNPSKKQIRSPTKSPKRSSRHKENIPISLTSPEKTQVSPPSTPKKMKRTSTLENVPKRVSPRKAALGAGSFYSKQKPLYLTPLERKVLKETKSPPSVPNREPLRPPSSAGNLVKKPKSNVQPKAKVSRPQSNLKGYFTAKPKGQTPPDKKANPSDVMVESVRAPLTVGIMKAKVKPKLVVGAAFFSTGKKPTSMFKKSAQKLKKPSSYEKPKSTKSSKKKDEAREHSPVRRVVFSKKQLDLPKTPTKDIISDDAEDSGSTPEPTQLSPRVLADLHGITKELKVVLRRSVSPNKSSCSESGSQDTPAISDSVFDVNDLSPPDHNSSMDEEESSVYPIFGSKRSRKKGALSPPLNSSTPSTLTATSAVKAKERKAMKRDLKKQTDNQLVIDAGQKQFGATTCGSCGMLYSIDSPEDNFQHTQFHQRFLDTIKFVGWKKERVVAEFWDGKIILVLPDDPKYAVKKAEDVRRIADSELGFQQVTLSSPSSAKTFLFINSDRMVVGCLVAENIRQAYRVLDQPQAPKDMNKEDFMEHHRAWCCSTVPEKAICGVSRVWVFSLMRRKGIATRLLDTVRTSFMYGCHLTKEEIAFSDPTPEGKLFATKYCETPTFLVYNFVS from the exons ATGTTATCTCGTAAAAGAAAACATGGTTCTCCTGATGTTGAGAG TAACCCATCTAAGAAGCAAATAAGAAGCCCAACTAAATCTCCGAAAAGATCAAGCCGTCATAAAGAGAACATCCCAATCTCATTGACATCTCCAGAGAAGACTCAAGTCTCACCTCCCAGTACACCCAAAAAGATGAAGAGGACCTCTACATTAGAAAACGTACCAAAAAGGGTCTCTCCACGCAAAGCTGCTTTGGGAGCCGGATCCTTTTACAGCAAGCAGAAACCTCTATATCTCACACCCCTTGAAAGGAAAGTGTTAAAAGAAACCAAATCGCCACCATCAGTCCCTAACAGAGAGCCACTGAGACCTCCTTCATCTGCTGGAAATCTTGTTAAAAAACCTAAAAGCAACGTTCAACCGAAAGCAAAAGTGAGTCGGCCACAGTCTAACCTGAAAGGATACTTCACTGCAAAACCCAAGGGACAAACTCCACCTGACAAGAAAGCAAATCCATCCGACGTCATGGTGGAAAGCGTTCGTGCCCCTCTTACAGTTGGCATTATGAAGGCTAAAGTCAAACCCAAGCTTGTTGTGGGTGCGGCTTTTTTCAGCACTGGAAAGAAGCCCACGTCAATGTTCAAAAAGTCTGCACAGAAGCTTAAAAAGCCATCGAGCTACGAGAAGCCCAAGTCTACAAAATCCTCAAAGAAGAAAGATGAGGCGCGAGAGCATTCCCCGGTTCGTCGAGTCGTCTTCTCGAAAAAACAGCTGGACTTGCCCAAAACGCCAACTAAAGACATCATCAGTGACGATGCTGAGGACAGCGGTTCGACACCGGAGCCCACACAATTGTCCCCTCGTGTCCTGGCAGATTTGCATGGCATTACTAAAGAATTAAAGGTGGTTCTGAGGAGATCTGTTAGTCCCAACAAATCCTCCTGCTCTGAATCTGGTAGCCAG GACACGCCTGCAATAAGTGATTCAGTGTTTGATGTGAACGATCTATCTCCACCAGATCACAACAGCTCAATGGATGAAG AAGAATCATCTGTGTATCCCATCTTTGGCTCCAAAAG ATCACGGAAAAAAGGGGCTTTGTCACCACCGCTGAACAGCAGCACTCCATCCACCCTGACTGCCACTTCTGCTGTCAAAGCCAAAGAAAGAAAAGCCATGAAACGAGATCTAAAGAAACAAACAGACAATCAGCTTGTCATT GATGCTGGACAGAAGCAGTTTGGGGCGACTACGTGCGGATCCTGTGGCATGTTGTACAGTATAGACAGTCCAGAGGACAATTTCCAGCATACACAGTTTCATCAGCGCTTCCTGGACACTATCAAGTTTGTG ggCTGGAAAAAAGAGAGAGTTGTGGCAGAGTTCTGGGATGGGAAGATTATTCTTGTTCTTCCTGATGATCCGAAATATGCAGTTAAAAAG GCGGAGGATGTGAGGCGTATTGCAGACAGTGAATTGGGCTTCCAGCAGGTGACCCTCAGTAGCCCCAGCTCagctaaaacttttttgtttattaacaGTGACAGAATGGTGGTGGGCTGTTTAGTGGCTGAGAATATTAGACAG GCTTATCGCGTACTGGATCAACCACAGGCTCCCAAAGACATGAACAAGGAGGACTTTATGGAGCATCACAGAGCCTGGTGCTGCTCCACTGTGCCGGAAAAAGCCATTTGTGGTGTCAGCCGGGTCTGGGTCTTCAGTCTGATGAGAAGAAAGGGGATCGCAACTCGCCTTCTGGACACTGTCAG GACCTCTTTCATGTATGGGTGTCACTTGACCAAAGAGGAAATCGCATTTTCTGACCCTACACCTGAAGGAAAGCTGTTCGCCACAAAGTACTGCGAGACTCCAACATTTCTGGTGTATAACTTTGTCAGTTAA
- the ccdc25 gene encoding coiled-coil domain-containing protein 25 isoform X3 produces the protein MVFYFKSAVVEPPHIIYMGKDKYENEDLIKYGWPEDIWFHVDKLSSAHVYLRMPKGKTIEDMPKEVLIDCAQLVKNNSIQGCKMNNINVVYTPWSNLKKTADMDVGQIGFHRQKEVKIVAVEKKINEIVNRLEKTKEELYPDLAAEKENRDREERNEKKLQLQEQKKKEKDEVKKKKEMEQLRNYTSLMKSDNMTTNEDGNDSDDFM, from the exons ATGGTGTTTTACTTTAAGAGCGCAG TTGTCGAACCACCCCATATAATCTACATGGGAAAAGACAAATATGAAA ATGAAGATCTTATAAAGTATGGATGGCCGGAGGATATCTG GTTTCATGTGGACAAGCTCTCATCTGCTCATGTTTATCTTAGAATGCCTAAG gGTAAGACGATAGAAGACATGCCCAAAGAAGTCCTGATCGACTGTGCTCAGCTGGTGAAAAACAACAGTATTCAAG GTTGCAAAATGAATAATATTAATGTTGTATACACACCATGGAGCAATCTGAAAAAAACTGCAGACATGGATGTCGGGCAGATAGGTTTTCATCGACAGAAGGAG GTGAAAATTGTGGCAGTAGAAAAGAAGATCAATGAAATTGTCAACAGACTGGAGAAAACAAAAGAGGAACTTTATCCCGATCTTGCAGCTGAGAAAGAGAACCGGGACAGAGAAGAAAGGAACGAGAAGAAGCTTCAGTTACAAGaacagaaaaagaaagagaaggATGAAGTGAAGAAGAAAAAGGAGATGGAGCAATTAAG GAATTACACATCACTCATGAAAAGTGACAACATGACCACAAATGAG GATGGTAATGATTCAGATGACTTCATGTAA
- the ccdc25 gene encoding coiled-coil domain-containing protein 25 isoform X2, translated as MANKLQYFHVVEPPHIIYMGKDKYENEDLIKYGWPEDIWFHVDKLSSAHVYLRMPKGKTIEDMPKEVLIDCAQLVKNNSIQGCKMNNINVVYTPWSNLKKTADMDVGQIGFHRQKEVKIVAVEKKINEIVNRLEKTKEELYPDLAAEKENRDREERNEKKLQLQEQKKKEKDEVKKKKEMEQLRNYTSLMKSDNMTTNEDGNDSDDFM; from the exons ATGGCTAATAAATTGCAATATTTTCATG TTGTCGAACCACCCCATATAATCTACATGGGAAAAGACAAATATGAAA ATGAAGATCTTATAAAGTATGGATGGCCGGAGGATATCTG GTTTCATGTGGACAAGCTCTCATCTGCTCATGTTTATCTTAGAATGCCTAAG gGTAAGACGATAGAAGACATGCCCAAAGAAGTCCTGATCGACTGTGCTCAGCTGGTGAAAAACAACAGTATTCAAG GTTGCAAAATGAATAATATTAATGTTGTATACACACCATGGAGCAATCTGAAAAAAACTGCAGACATGGATGTCGGGCAGATAGGTTTTCATCGACAGAAGGAG GTGAAAATTGTGGCAGTAGAAAAGAAGATCAATGAAATTGTCAACAGACTGGAGAAAACAAAAGAGGAACTTTATCCCGATCTTGCAGCTGAGAAAGAGAACCGGGACAGAGAAGAAAGGAACGAGAAGAAGCTTCAGTTACAAGaacagaaaaagaaagagaaggATGAAGTGAAGAAGAAAAAGGAGATGGAGCAATTAAG GAATTACACATCACTCATGAAAAGTGACAACATGACCACAAATGAG GATGGTAATGATTCAGATGACTTCATGTAA
- the pbk gene encoding lymphokine-activated killer T-cell-originated protein kinase homolog isoform X2: METSKESPCAYKTPRKPSKVKSPVNSCGTPVTIPASPFMKKLGCGTGVNVYLMNRMGKHIHSPWAIKKINSKCAMSQMSVYSKRLTVEAKILKDLHHPNIVGFRAFTTAKDGSKCLAMEYGGEKSLNDLIEKRREEGLQAFPVATIEKVALHVARGLQYLHNEKKLLHGDMKSCNVVIKGDFESIKICDVGVSLPLDENMQVSDPKAHYIGTEPWKPKEALEDGIITDKADIFAYGLTLWEMMTLSVPHLELLDTEDDDDDDSFEEDDFDEDAYYERLGTRPPLDSATLGGGYQKMVELFCLCTEEDPHKRPSAAHIVQALESNTFLADKSSEVIVID; the protein is encoded by the exons ATGGAGACCAGTAAAGAATCGCCATGTGCCTATAAAACCCCCCGTAAGCCTTCAAAAGTGAAAAGTCCAG TCAATTCATGTGGAACCCCGGTCACCATACCTGCCTCTCCTTTCATGAAGAAGCTTGGCTGTGGAACTGGAGTCAACGTATATCTCATGAACAG GATGGGAAAGCACATTCATTCACCATGGGCTATTAAGAAGATCAACAGCAAGTGTGCTATGAGTCAGATGAGTGTCTATTCGAAGCGTCTGACTGTGGAGGCAAAGATCCTAAAAGACCTGCACCATCCTAATATTGTTG GTTTCAGAGCCTTTACCACAGCAAAAGATGGCTCTAAGTGTTTAGCAATGGAGTATGGTGGAGAGAAGTCTTTGAATGACCTCATTGAGAAAAGAAGAGAGGAAGGACTACAAGCTTTTCCTGTGGCCACCATTGAAAAAGTGGCTCTTCATGTTGCACGTGGGTTACAG TACCTGCACAACGAGAAGAAGCTTTTGCATGGAGATATGAAGTCATGCAATGTTGTAATAAAGGGAGACTTTGAGAGCATCAAAATATGTGATGTTGGCGTATCTCTGCCACTGGATGAAAACATGCAGG TGAGTGATCCAAAAGCGCACTACATTGGAACCGAGCCGTGGAAGCCTAAAGAAGCTCTGGAGGATGGAATCATCACAGATAAAGCTGATATATTTGCATATGGACTCACATTGTGGGAGATGATGACTCTTTCTGTTCCTCACCTGGAGTTGCTGGATActgaggatgatgatgatgatg ACTCCTTTGAAGAGGATGACTTTGATGAAGATGCATATTATGAGAGGCTTGGAACTCGACCGCCTTTGGATTCAGCCACTCTGGGAGGAGGTTACCAGAAGATGGTGGAGCTCTTCTGTCTCTGTACCGAAGAAGACCCTCACAAAAGACCCTCTGCCGCTCACATTGTTCAGGCACTGGAGTCCAACACCTTTTTGGCTGACAAAAGCAGTGAGGTTATTGTAATTGATTAA
- the pbk gene encoding lymphokine-activated killer T-cell-originated protein kinase homolog isoform X1 translates to METSKESPCAYKTPRKPSKVKSPVNSCGTPVTIPASPFMKKLGCGTGVNVYLMNRMGKHIHSPWAIKKINSKCAMSQMSVYSKRLTVEAKILKDLHHPNIVGFRAFTTAKDGSKCLAMEYGGEKSLNDLIEKRREEGLQAFPVATIEKVALHVARGLQYLHNEKKLLHGDMKSCNVVIKGDFESIKICDVGVSLPLDENMQVSDPKAHYIGTEPWKPKEALEDGIITDKADIFAYGLTLWEMMTLSVPHLELLDTEDDDDDDDSFEEDDFDEDAYYERLGTRPPLDSATLGGGYQKMVELFCLCTEEDPHKRPSAAHIVQALESNTFLADKSSEVIVID, encoded by the exons ATGGAGACCAGTAAAGAATCGCCATGTGCCTATAAAACCCCCCGTAAGCCTTCAAAAGTGAAAAGTCCAG TCAATTCATGTGGAACCCCGGTCACCATACCTGCCTCTCCTTTCATGAAGAAGCTTGGCTGTGGAACTGGAGTCAACGTATATCTCATGAACAG GATGGGAAAGCACATTCATTCACCATGGGCTATTAAGAAGATCAACAGCAAGTGTGCTATGAGTCAGATGAGTGTCTATTCGAAGCGTCTGACTGTGGAGGCAAAGATCCTAAAAGACCTGCACCATCCTAATATTGTTG GTTTCAGAGCCTTTACCACAGCAAAAGATGGCTCTAAGTGTTTAGCAATGGAGTATGGTGGAGAGAAGTCTTTGAATGACCTCATTGAGAAAAGAAGAGAGGAAGGACTACAAGCTTTTCCTGTGGCCACCATTGAAAAAGTGGCTCTTCATGTTGCACGTGGGTTACAG TACCTGCACAACGAGAAGAAGCTTTTGCATGGAGATATGAAGTCATGCAATGTTGTAATAAAGGGAGACTTTGAGAGCATCAAAATATGTGATGTTGGCGTATCTCTGCCACTGGATGAAAACATGCAGG TGAGTGATCCAAAAGCGCACTACATTGGAACCGAGCCGTGGAAGCCTAAAGAAGCTCTGGAGGATGGAATCATCACAGATAAAGCTGATATATTTGCATATGGACTCACATTGTGGGAGATGATGACTCTTTCTGTTCCTCACCTGGAGTTGCTGGATActgaggatgatgatgatgatg ATGACTCCTTTGAAGAGGATGACTTTGATGAAGATGCATATTATGAGAGGCTTGGAACTCGACCGCCTTTGGATTCAGCCACTCTGGGAGGAGGTTACCAGAAGATGGTGGAGCTCTTCTGTCTCTGTACCGAAGAAGACCCTCACAAAAGACCCTCTGCCGCTCACATTGTTCAGGCACTGGAGTCCAACACCTTTTTGGCTGACAAAAGCAGTGAGGTTATTGTAATTGATTAA